In Carassius carassius chromosome 19, fCarCar2.1, whole genome shotgun sequence, a single genomic region encodes these proteins:
- the LOC132095505 gene encoding insulin-like growth factor-binding protein 5 isoform X2 — protein MALLVLGTFLTALSISGGSFVPCEPCDQKALSMCPPVPVGCQLVKEPGCGCCLTCALAEGQACGVYTGTCTHGLRCLPRNGEEKPLHALLHGRGVCTNEKGYKPPHPSIDVINSMKNAAVRKDKKKQLEKHRSLVLMDYSPLPLDKHEPEFGPCRRKLDGIIQSMKDTSRVMALSLYLPNCDRKGFFKRKQCKPSRGRKRGICWCVDKYGVQLPGTDYSGGNIQCKDLENSNNNE, from the exons ATGGCTCTTCTTGTGCTGGGTACATTTCTCACGGCGTTGTCCATCAGCGGAGGCTCTTTCGTGCCGTGCGAGCCGTGCGATCAGAAGGCACTCTCCATGTGTCCTCCGGTCCCGGTGGGCTGTCAGCTGGTGAAGGAGCCCGGCTGCGGCTGCTGCTTGACTTGCGCTCTGGCGGAGGGGCAGGCGTGCGGGGTGTACACCGGTACATGCACGCACGGACTGCGCTGCCTGCCGCGCAACGGCGAGGAGAAGCCGCTTCACGCCCTGCTGCACGGCAGGGGAGTGTGCACGAACGAGAAGGGATACAAACCACCGCACCCATCCATTG ACGTAATCAACAGCATGAAGAATGCTGCAGTGCGCAAGGACAAGAAGAAACAACTGGAGAAGCATCGGTCACTGGTGTTGATGGACTACTCCCCCCTTCCACTCGACAAGCATGAGCCTGAATTT GGTCCCTGCAGAAGGAAACTGGATGGAATCATTCAAAGTATGAAAGACACCTCCCGCGTCATGGCTCTTTCCCTCTACCTGCCTAACTGTGACAGGAAGGGCTTCTTCAAGCGCAAACAG TGCAAGCCCTCCCGTGGCCGGAAACGAGGCATCTGCTGGTGCGTGGACAAATATGGCGTGCAGCTGCCCGGCACTGACTACAGCGGCGGTAACATCCAGTGCAAGGATTTggagaacagcaacaacaacgaGTGA
- the LOC132095505 gene encoding insulin-like growth factor-binding protein 5 isoform X1, whose protein sequence is MALLVLGTFLTALSISGGSFVPCEPCDQKALSMCPPVPVGCQLVKEPGCGCCLTCALAEGQACGVYTGTCTHGLRCLPRNGEEKPLHALLHGRGVCTNEKGYKPPHPSIDRESIEHDDTVKPDTPEDQIPKIPLYPKPDVINSMKNAAVRKDKKKQLEKHRSLVLMDYSPLPLDKHEPEFGPCRRKLDGIIQSMKDTSRVMALSLYLPNCDRKGFFKRKQCKPSRGRKRGICWCVDKYGVQLPGTDYSGGNIQCKDLENSNNNE, encoded by the exons ATGGCTCTTCTTGTGCTGGGTACATTTCTCACGGCGTTGTCCATCAGCGGAGGCTCTTTCGTGCCGTGCGAGCCGTGCGATCAGAAGGCACTCTCCATGTGTCCTCCGGTCCCGGTGGGCTGTCAGCTGGTGAAGGAGCCCGGCTGCGGCTGCTGCTTGACTTGCGCTCTGGCGGAGGGGCAGGCGTGCGGGGTGTACACCGGTACATGCACGCACGGACTGCGCTGCCTGCCGCGCAACGGCGAGGAGAAGCCGCTTCACGCCCTGCTGCACGGCAGGGGAGTGTGCACGAACGAGAAGGGATACAAACCACCGCACCCATCCATTG ATCGTGAATCAATAGAGCATGATGATACAGTGAAGCCAGACACGCCTGAAGACCAGATTCCTAAAATTCCCCTTTACCCCAAACCAGACGTAATCAACAGCATGAAGAATGCTGCAGTGCGCAAGGACAAGAAGAAACAACTGGAGAAGCATCGGTCACTGGTGTTGATGGACTACTCCCCCCTTCCACTCGACAAGCATGAGCCTGAATTT GGTCCCTGCAGAAGGAAACTGGATGGAATCATTCAAAGTATGAAAGACACCTCCCGCGTCATGGCTCTTTCCCTCTACCTGCCTAACTGTGACAGGAAGGGCTTCTTCAAGCGCAAACAG TGCAAGCCCTCCCGTGGCCGGAAACGAGGCATCTGCTGGTGCGTGGACAAATATGGCGTGCAGCTGCCCGGCACTGACTACAGCGGCGGTAACATCCAGTGCAAGGATTTggagaacagcaacaacaacgaGTGA